One Triticum dicoccoides isolate Atlit2015 ecotype Zavitan chromosome 4B, WEW_v2.0, whole genome shotgun sequence genomic window carries:
- the LOC119293012 gene encoding short-chain dehydrogenase TIC 32 B, chloroplastic-like, whose product MLQEARYLLGSPCASGFGSKSTAEEVTASCPDLGSLTAIITGATSGIGAETARVLAKRGARVVIPARSVKAAEDMHGRILGKCPGADILVLHLDLSSLASVREFARRFLSLGLPLHLLINNAGKFSHGQLALSEDGVEMTFATNYLGHFLLTKLLLGRMVETAAATGVQGRIVNVSSSVHGWFPGDWSDYRIASFIPASPNAPYDATQAYAVSKLAKVLHTKELATRLQEMGADVTVNCVHPGIVRTRLNRDREGLVTDLVFVLLSKLLKTIPQAAATTCYAAVHPRLAGVSGRYLADCNEALPSPAAESRSEAARLWQASEATSEYPTTLLCFVSINRVNIFLAWFVLLLARNEMNVPTSSLTA is encoded by the exons atgctgcaGGAGGCCAGGTACCTGTTGGGCTCCCCGTGTGCCAGCGGGTTCGGCTCCAAGTCCACCGCCGAGGAGGTCACGGCCTCGTGCCCGGACCTGGGCTccctcaccgccatcatcaccggcgcgacatcgGGGATCGGGGCGGAGACGGCGCGGGTGCTGGCCAAGCGTGGTGCCAGGGTGGTTATTCCGGCGCGGAGCGTCAAGGCGGCCGAGGACATGCACGGGCGCATCCTTGGCAAGTGCCCCGGCGCCGACATCCTCGTGCTGCACCTCGACCTTAGCTCCCTCGCCTCCGTCCGGGAGTTCGCTCGCCGCTTCCTCTCCCTAGGCTTGCCCCTCCACCTCCTCATCAACAACGCCGGCAAGTTCTCCCACGGCCAGCTCGCGCTGTCCGAGGACGGCGTGGAGATGACCTTCGCCACCAACTACCTCGGCCATTTCCTCCTGACGAAGCTGCTGCTGGGGAGGATGGTAGAGACGGCGGCGGCCACGGGGGTGCAGGGCCGCATCGTGAACGTGTCGTCCAGCGTGCACGGATGGTTCCCCGGCGACTGGTCCGACTACCGCATCGCATCTTTCATCCCTGCTTCACCTAACGCTC CCTACGACGCGACGCAGGCCTACGCGGTGTCCAAGCTTGCCAAAGTGCTGCACACCAAGGAGCTCGCTACCCGCCTCCAGGAGATGGGCGCGGACGTGACGGTGAACTGCGTGCACCCGGGCATCGTCAGGACACGCCTCAACCGCGACAGAGAGGGCCTCGTCACTGACCTCGTCTTCGTGCTGCTGTCCAAGCTGCTCAAGACCATCCCACAG GCTGCGGCGACCACGTGCTACGCAGCGGTGCACCCAAGGCTGGCCGGCGTGTCCGGCCGCTACTTGGCCGACTGCAACGAGGCTCTGCCGTCGCCGGCCGCCGAAAGCCGCAGCGAGGCTGCGCGGCTCTGGCAGGCGTCGGAGGCCACATCTGAGTATCCGACTACTCTACTTTGCTTTGTGTCCATCAACCGTGTAAACATATTCCTCGCTTGGTTTGTTCTGCTGCTTGCCAGGAAT GAGATGAATGTTCCTACAAGCTCTCTCACAGCTTAG